A genome region from Cucumis sativus cultivar 9930 chromosome 4, Cucumber_9930_V3, whole genome shotgun sequence includes the following:
- the LOC101213136 gene encoding symplekin isoform X4, whose protein sequence is MVGMMMAVNSRERLYGLINSTKIASDIPSKLARLRQLKNVLLPEDPVLLSELLPRILELQSDRFSPIRKFVTEMIGEIGFKHIDLLPQIVPLLITVLTDDTPAVVRQSITCAIDLFRISLVKIAMKGLYSSEMDNSLQSLWTWMLKFKEEIYSIAVHGNGGMSLLALKFVVEVILLYTPDPSVSTEPPACEESSVDFNISWLRGGHPILKIRDLSTEASQSLGLLLDQLRFPKVKSLNNTKIIVLINSLSTIANRRPAFYGRILPVLLGLDRSGTIFNGLHAPGVHFALKNAFLNCLKCTHPGALPWRDPLIGAVREMKVRGGADPSLNQVSTDNGSVKEEQGDGHLDEKAAVLSTSSVMQNNLGRKRAGEPDSCDLSEDGNGSGKRARPTTNVSDTEEPSKEIGRSTVVSKQNASSSGTSPTEDVDTGPAQQLVTMFGALVAQGEKAIGSLQILISSISADLLAELVIANMRFLPPHQPDTGGGELLQNMCIVGSDVQAKYPSSFVADVLSLSSTFPPIASLLDSSRSLSDHMKPQEEEDHHAVPVPIVDRVGTSHDFENAITPTNLPGSKASISEAEEVCSIIPSSIHDMGNLDSGIPGLDSSVQSDGMSDTAVTPSLASSGFDESNQENISTLDLTSSKLSGEKSEELSPKAVVSDVNSLASSTATSAAVSFQLVLPKMSAPVVDLVDEEKDELLKLAFVRIVEAYKQIAVAGGSQARSSLLAYLGVEYPLELEAWKVLQNHILADYVNNEGHELTLRVLYRLFGEAEEEHDFFTSTTAASVYETFLLTVAETLKDSFPPSDKSLSRLLGEAPYLPKSVINLLECMCSPGNSENADKDTLSGDRVTQGLSAVWSLILLRPPIRDVCLKIALQSTVHLSEEVRMKAIRLVANKLYPIPSISQRIEDFSKEMLLSAISDLATDMTDADGLASESHKQDAHPEKSLVESSAIGKDISSDTHPSSISQVDTSLPISEAQRRMSLYFALCTKKHSLFRQIFVMYKDASKGIKQAVHDHIPILVRTMGSSSDLLEILTDPPSGSENLVMQVLHILTDGIIPSSELVFTISKLYNSKLKDVEIMIPVLPYLPKDEVMMIFPHIVNLPGDKFQAALLRILQGSSQSGPVLNPAEVLIAIHGIDPDRDGIPLKKVTDACNACFEQRQTFTQQIIAKVLNQLVEQIPLPLLFMRTVLQAIGTFPALVDFIMEILSRLVGKQIWKYPKLWVGFLKCVLLTKPQSFNVLLQSHVIGMSFPCQGFSLSQMKLAFGLEEVAENEAG, encoded by the exons ATGGTCGGAATGATGATGGCTGTTAATTCAAGGGAGAGGCTATATGGTCTTATCAACTCAACCAAAATTGCTTCTGATATTCCTTCAAAACTTGCTCGTTTGCGtcaattgaaaaatgttttgcTACCGGAAGACCCTGTTTTACTATCTGAACTCCTCCCTCGCATCCTTGAGCTACAGTCAGACCGCTTCAGCCCCATACGCAAGTTTGTCACAGA GATGATTGGTGAAATTGGATTCAAGCACATCGACTTATTGCCTCAAATTGTACCTTTATTGATAACAGTTTTAACTGACGATACTCCGGCAGTTGTTCGGCAGTCCATTACTTGTGCCATTGATTTGTTTCGCATCAGTCTTGTGAAAATTGCGATGAAG GGTCTATATTCTAGCGAGATGGACAATTCACTTCAATCACTGTGGACATGGATGTTAAAGTTCAAGGAAGAGATATATTCAATAGCCGTTCAT GGAAATGGTGGAATGAGTTTGCTAGCTCTCAAGTTTGTTGTAGAAGTAATTTTACTTTACACACCTGATCCCAGTGTCTCTACAGAGCCTCCTGCTTGTGAAG AAAGTTCTGTCGATTTCAATATATCATGGCTTCGTGGGGGTCATCCTATACTCAAGATTCGGGACTTATCAACTGAAGCTAGTCAAAGTTTGGGTTTGTTGCTAGATCAACTCAGATTCCCAAAAGTGAAATCTCTCAATAACACAAAGATTATTGTGCTTATTAATAG TCTTTCAACAATTGCAAATAGGAGGCCTGCATTTTATGGCCGAATTCTGCCTGTATTACTTGGCCTTGATCGCTCAGGCACTATCTTTAATGGGTTGCATGCTCCTGGTGTACATTTTGCTTTAAAGAATGCATTTCTCAACTGCTTGAAGTGTACCCATCCTGGTGCTTTACCG TGGCGGGATCCTCTAATTGGTGCCGTGAGAGAGATGAAAGTTAGGGGAGGGGCTGACCCATCCCTTAATCAAGTTTCAACAGATAATGGATCTGTAAAGGAGGAGCAGGGCGATGGCCATTTG GACGAGAAGGCTGCTGTTCTAAGTACTTCTAGTGTTATGCAGAATAATTTGGGGAGGAAGAGAGCTGGAGAACCAGACAGCTGTGATTTGTCAGAGGACGGAAATGGATCTGGAAAACGTGCCAGACCAACAACTAATGTCTCAGACACCGAGGAACCTTCTAAAGAAATAGGGAGGAGTACTGTCGTGTCTAAACAGAATGCATCATCAAGTGGAACATCGCCAACAGAAGATGTGGATACTGGACCAGCGCAGCAACTTGTAACTATGTTTGGTGCCTTAGTCGCTCAAGGAGAAAAAGCTATTGGGTCCTTACAGATTCTTATCTCTAGTATTTCTGCTGACTTGCTTGCTGAGCTTGTCATTGCTAATATGCGTTTCCTTCCTCCTCATCAGCCTGATACAGGAGGTGGAGAACTTCTGCAGAATATGTGTATAGTTGGTAGTGACGTTCAAGCCAAATATCCATCATCATTTGTTGCAGATGTTCTTTCATTATCTAGCACCTTCCCACCAATTGCGTCGTTGTTGGATTCTTCTAGGTCATTATCTGATCACATG AAACCTCAAGAGGAAGAAGACCACCATGCAGTTCCAGTTCCTATTGTTGACCGCGTTGGGACAAGtcatgattttgaaaatgccATTACACCAACTAATTTACCTGGTTCCAAAGCTTCAATATCTGAAGCGGAAGAAGTTTGCTCAATCATTCCATCTAGTATACATGATATGGGCAATTTAGACAGTGGGATACCTGGACTTGATTCTTCTGTTCAAAGTGATGGGATGTCAGACACCGCTGTTACTCCCTCGCTTGCATCATCTGGTTTTGATGAATCTAATCAAGAGAACATTTCAACTTTGGATCTAACCTCTTCGAAACTATCAGGAGAAAAATCAGAGGAGCTTAGTCCAAAGGCAGTTGTTTCAGACGTCAACAGCTTGGCTTCTTCAACTGCAACTTCTGCGGCGGTGTCTTTTCAGTTGGTCTTGCCCAAGATGTCAGCACCTGTTGTTGACCTTGTTGATGAAGAGAAGGATGAATTACTAAAACTGGCATTTGTGCGAATTGTTGAGGCATATAAGCAAATAGCAGTTGCTGGAGGATCACAAGCCCGCTCTTCTCTTTTGGCATATTTAGGAGTGGAG TATCCTTTGGAATTAGAGGCATGGAAAGTGTTGCAAAACCATATATTGGCTGATTATGTAAATAATGAG GGACACGAGTTGACTTTGCGGGTTCTGTATAGGTTATTTGGAGAAGCAGAAGAGGAACACGATTTCTTTACATCTACAACTGCTGCTTCAGTATATGAGACATTTCTGCTCACTGTG GCAGAAACACTTAAAGATTCTTTTCCTCCATCAGACAAGTCATTAAGTAGGTTACTCGGCGAAGCTCCTTATCTACCAAAGTCAGTCATAAACCTCTTGGAATGCATGTGCTCTCCTGGAAACAGTGAAAATGCAGATAAGGATACTCTAAGTGGTGATCGTGTAACTCAAGGTCTTAGTGCAGTGTGGAGTTTGATTCTGTTGAGACCCCCTATTCGTGATGTCTGCTTGAAAATTGCCTTACAG AGCACGGTACATCTCTCCGAGGAAGTGAGGATGAAGGCAATTCGTCTG GTTGCTAACAAACTTTATCCTATACCATCCATTTCTCAACGAATAGAAGATTTTTCCAAGGAAATGCTGCTTTCTGCCATTAGTGACCTTGCTACAGATATGACAGATGCTGATGGACTAGCATCAGAATCACATAAG CAGGATGCTCATCCAGAAAAATCTTTAGTTGAATCTAGTGCCATCGGTAAAGATATTTCTTCTGATACCCATCCTTCATCCATTTCACAAGTTGACACATCTCTTCCAATCTCTGAGGCCCAGCGTCGGATGTCCTTGTATTTTGCACTTTGTACAAAG AAGCACTCACTTTTTCGCCAAATTTTTGTCATGTATAAAGATGCCTCAAAAGGAATTAAGCAG GCTGTCCATGACCATATCCCTATACTTGTCCGCACAATGGGCTCATCCTCAGATCTTCTTGAAATTCTTACTGATCCTCCAAGCGGAAGTGAAAATCTTGTTATGCAG GTTTTGCATATACTGACGGATGGGATTATTCCGTCATCGGAGTTAGTTTTTACCATTAGCAAGCTAtacaattcaaaactaaag GATGTGGAGATTATGATCCCTGTATTGCCATATCTACCCAAAGATGAG gTTATGATGATCTTCCCACATATTGTGAATCTTCCAGGGGATAAATTCCAAGCAGCACTTCTACGGATACTGCAG GGATCATCTCAGTCTGGGCCAGTTCTAAATCCAGCTGAAGTTCTAATTGCTATTCATGGAATTGATCCTGACAGAGATGGAATTCCTCTCAAGAAG GTCACAGATGCCTGCAATGCTTGCTTTGAGCAGCGTCAAACTTTCACCCAGCAAATCATTGCAAAAGTTTTGAATCAATTG GTTGAGCAGATCCCTCTTCCATTATTGTTCATGCGCACAGTATTGCAAGCCATTGGTACTTTTCCAGCACTG GTAGATTTTATAATGGAGATTCTATCACGTCTTGTTGGCAAACAG ATATGGAAATATCCCAAGTTGTGGGTAGGCTTTTTGAAGTGTGTACTTTTGACAAAGCCTCAATCATTTAATGTGCTGCTGCAG TCTCACGTCATAGGGATGAGCTTTCCTTGCCAAGGATTTAGTCTATCTCAAATGAAGCTGGCCTTTGGGCTTGAGGAAGTCGCTGAAAATGAAGCTGGCTAA
- the LOC101213136 gene encoding symplekin isoform X3, whose protein sequence is MVGMMMAVNSRERLYGLINSTKIASDIPSKLARLRQLKNVLLPEDPVLLSELLPRILELQSDRFSPIRKFVTEMIGEIGFKHIDLLPQIVPLLITVLTDDTPAVVRQSITCAIDLFRISLVKIAMKGLYSSEMDNSLQSLWTWMLKFKEEIYSIAVHGNGGMSLLALKFVVEVILLYTPDPSVSTEPPACEESSVDFNISWLRGGHPILKIRDLSTEASQSLGLLLDQLRFPKVKSLNNTKIIVLINSLSTIANRRPAFYGRILPVLLGLDRSGTIFNGLHAPGVHFALKNAFLNCLKCTHPGALPWRDPLIGAVREMKVRGGADPSLNQVSTDNGSVKEEQGDGHLNNLGRKRAGEPDSCDLSEDGNGSGKRARPTTNVSDTEEPSKEIGRSTVVSKQNASSSGTSPTEDVDTGPAQQLVTMFGALVAQGEKAIGSLQILISSISADLLAELVIANMRFLPPHQPDTGGGELLQNMCIVGSDVQAKYPSSFVADVLSLSSTFPPIASLLDSSRSLSDHMKPQEEEDHHAVPVPIVDRVGTSHDFENAITPTNLPGSKASISEAEEVCSIIPSSIHDMGNLDSGIPGLDSSVQSDGMSDTAVTPSLASSGFDESNQENISTLDLTSSKLSGEKSEELSPKAVVSDVNSLASSTATSAAVSFQLVLPKMSAPVVDLVDEEKDELLKLAFVRIVEAYKQIAVAGGSQARSSLLAYLGVEYPLELEAWKVLQNHILADYVNNEGHELTLRVLYRLFGEAEEEHDFFTSTTAASVYETFLLTVAETLKDSFPPSDKSLSRLLGEAPYLPKSVINLLECMCSPGNSENADKDTLSGDRVTQGLSAVWSLILLRPPIRDVCLKIALQSTVHLSEEVRMKAIRLVANKLYPIPSISQRIEDFSKEMLLSAISDLATDMTDADGLASESHKQDAHPEKSLVESSAIGKDISSDTHPSSISQVDTSLPISEAQRRMSLYFALCTKKHSLFRQIFVMYKDASKGIKQAVHDHIPILVRTMGSSSDLLEILTDPPSGSENLVMQVLHILTDGIIPSSELVFTISKLYNSKLKDVEIMIPVLPYLPKDEVMMIFPHIVNLPGDKFQAALLRILQGSSQSGPVLNPAEVLIAIHGIDPDRDGIPLKKVTDACNACFEQRQTFTQQIIAKVLNQLVEQIPLPLLFMRTVLQAIGTFPALVDFIMEILSRLVGKQIWKYPKLWVGFLKCVLLTKPQSFNVLLQLPPTQLENALNKTAALKAPLVAHASQPNIRSTLPRAVLTVLGITLDAQNTSQVQSSQTNMVDSSNSEKEVAVPEKSKESSVAG, encoded by the exons ATGGTCGGAATGATGATGGCTGTTAATTCAAGGGAGAGGCTATATGGTCTTATCAACTCAACCAAAATTGCTTCTGATATTCCTTCAAAACTTGCTCGTTTGCGtcaattgaaaaatgttttgcTACCGGAAGACCCTGTTTTACTATCTGAACTCCTCCCTCGCATCCTTGAGCTACAGTCAGACCGCTTCAGCCCCATACGCAAGTTTGTCACAGA GATGATTGGTGAAATTGGATTCAAGCACATCGACTTATTGCCTCAAATTGTACCTTTATTGATAACAGTTTTAACTGACGATACTCCGGCAGTTGTTCGGCAGTCCATTACTTGTGCCATTGATTTGTTTCGCATCAGTCTTGTGAAAATTGCGATGAAG GGTCTATATTCTAGCGAGATGGACAATTCACTTCAATCACTGTGGACATGGATGTTAAAGTTCAAGGAAGAGATATATTCAATAGCCGTTCAT GGAAATGGTGGAATGAGTTTGCTAGCTCTCAAGTTTGTTGTAGAAGTAATTTTACTTTACACACCTGATCCCAGTGTCTCTACAGAGCCTCCTGCTTGTGAAG AAAGTTCTGTCGATTTCAATATATCATGGCTTCGTGGGGGTCATCCTATACTCAAGATTCGGGACTTATCAACTGAAGCTAGTCAAAGTTTGGGTTTGTTGCTAGATCAACTCAGATTCCCAAAAGTGAAATCTCTCAATAACACAAAGATTATTGTGCTTATTAATAG TCTTTCAACAATTGCAAATAGGAGGCCTGCATTTTATGGCCGAATTCTGCCTGTATTACTTGGCCTTGATCGCTCAGGCACTATCTTTAATGGGTTGCATGCTCCTGGTGTACATTTTGCTTTAAAGAATGCATTTCTCAACTGCTTGAAGTGTACCCATCCTGGTGCTTTACCG TGGCGGGATCCTCTAATTGGTGCCGTGAGAGAGATGAAAGTTAGGGGAGGGGCTGACCCATCCCTTAATCAAGTTTCAACAGATAATGGATCTGTAAAGGAGGAGCAGGGCGATGGCCATTTG AATAATTTGGGGAGGAAGAGAGCTGGAGAACCAGACAGCTGTGATTTGTCAGAGGACGGAAATGGATCTGGAAAACGTGCCAGACCAACAACTAATGTCTCAGACACCGAGGAACCTTCTAAAGAAATAGGGAGGAGTACTGTCGTGTCTAAACAGAATGCATCATCAAGTGGAACATCGCCAACAGAAGATGTGGATACTGGACCAGCGCAGCAACTTGTAACTATGTTTGGTGCCTTAGTCGCTCAAGGAGAAAAAGCTATTGGGTCCTTACAGATTCTTATCTCTAGTATTTCTGCTGACTTGCTTGCTGAGCTTGTCATTGCTAATATGCGTTTCCTTCCTCCTCATCAGCCTGATACAGGAGGTGGAGAACTTCTGCAGAATATGTGTATAGTTGGTAGTGACGTTCAAGCCAAATATCCATCATCATTTGTTGCAGATGTTCTTTCATTATCTAGCACCTTCCCACCAATTGCGTCGTTGTTGGATTCTTCTAGGTCATTATCTGATCACATG AAACCTCAAGAGGAAGAAGACCACCATGCAGTTCCAGTTCCTATTGTTGACCGCGTTGGGACAAGtcatgattttgaaaatgccATTACACCAACTAATTTACCTGGTTCCAAAGCTTCAATATCTGAAGCGGAAGAAGTTTGCTCAATCATTCCATCTAGTATACATGATATGGGCAATTTAGACAGTGGGATACCTGGACTTGATTCTTCTGTTCAAAGTGATGGGATGTCAGACACCGCTGTTACTCCCTCGCTTGCATCATCTGGTTTTGATGAATCTAATCAAGAGAACATTTCAACTTTGGATCTAACCTCTTCGAAACTATCAGGAGAAAAATCAGAGGAGCTTAGTCCAAAGGCAGTTGTTTCAGACGTCAACAGCTTGGCTTCTTCAACTGCAACTTCTGCGGCGGTGTCTTTTCAGTTGGTCTTGCCCAAGATGTCAGCACCTGTTGTTGACCTTGTTGATGAAGAGAAGGATGAATTACTAAAACTGGCATTTGTGCGAATTGTTGAGGCATATAAGCAAATAGCAGTTGCTGGAGGATCACAAGCCCGCTCTTCTCTTTTGGCATATTTAGGAGTGGAG TATCCTTTGGAATTAGAGGCATGGAAAGTGTTGCAAAACCATATATTGGCTGATTATGTAAATAATGAG GGACACGAGTTGACTTTGCGGGTTCTGTATAGGTTATTTGGAGAAGCAGAAGAGGAACACGATTTCTTTACATCTACAACTGCTGCTTCAGTATATGAGACATTTCTGCTCACTGTG GCAGAAACACTTAAAGATTCTTTTCCTCCATCAGACAAGTCATTAAGTAGGTTACTCGGCGAAGCTCCTTATCTACCAAAGTCAGTCATAAACCTCTTGGAATGCATGTGCTCTCCTGGAAACAGTGAAAATGCAGATAAGGATACTCTAAGTGGTGATCGTGTAACTCAAGGTCTTAGTGCAGTGTGGAGTTTGATTCTGTTGAGACCCCCTATTCGTGATGTCTGCTTGAAAATTGCCTTACAG AGCACGGTACATCTCTCCGAGGAAGTGAGGATGAAGGCAATTCGTCTG GTTGCTAACAAACTTTATCCTATACCATCCATTTCTCAACGAATAGAAGATTTTTCCAAGGAAATGCTGCTTTCTGCCATTAGTGACCTTGCTACAGATATGACAGATGCTGATGGACTAGCATCAGAATCACATAAG CAGGATGCTCATCCAGAAAAATCTTTAGTTGAATCTAGTGCCATCGGTAAAGATATTTCTTCTGATACCCATCCTTCATCCATTTCACAAGTTGACACATCTCTTCCAATCTCTGAGGCCCAGCGTCGGATGTCCTTGTATTTTGCACTTTGTACAAAG AAGCACTCACTTTTTCGCCAAATTTTTGTCATGTATAAAGATGCCTCAAAAGGAATTAAGCAG GCTGTCCATGACCATATCCCTATACTTGTCCGCACAATGGGCTCATCCTCAGATCTTCTTGAAATTCTTACTGATCCTCCAAGCGGAAGTGAAAATCTTGTTATGCAG GTTTTGCATATACTGACGGATGGGATTATTCCGTCATCGGAGTTAGTTTTTACCATTAGCAAGCTAtacaattcaaaactaaag GATGTGGAGATTATGATCCCTGTATTGCCATATCTACCCAAAGATGAG gTTATGATGATCTTCCCACATATTGTGAATCTTCCAGGGGATAAATTCCAAGCAGCACTTCTACGGATACTGCAG GGATCATCTCAGTCTGGGCCAGTTCTAAATCCAGCTGAAGTTCTAATTGCTATTCATGGAATTGATCCTGACAGAGATGGAATTCCTCTCAAGAAG GTCACAGATGCCTGCAATGCTTGCTTTGAGCAGCGTCAAACTTTCACCCAGCAAATCATTGCAAAAGTTTTGAATCAATTG GTTGAGCAGATCCCTCTTCCATTATTGTTCATGCGCACAGTATTGCAAGCCATTGGTACTTTTCCAGCACTG GTAGATTTTATAATGGAGATTCTATCACGTCTTGTTGGCAAACAG ATATGGAAATATCCCAAGTTGTGGGTAGGCTTTTTGAAGTGTGTACTTTTGACAAAGCCTCAATCATTTAATGTGCTGCTGCAG CTACCGCCAACACAACTCGAAAATGCTTTAAACAAAACTGCAGCACTCAAGGCGCCTTTGGTTGCTCATGCTAGCCAACCAAATATCCGATCCACACTCCCAAG GGCTGTGTTGACTGTTCTAGGAATAACCTTAGATGCTCAGAATACAAGCCAGGTGCAATCAAGTCAGACTAACATGGTGGATTCAAGTAACTCGGAGAAGGAGGTTGCAGTCCCAGAGAAATCTAAAGAATCGTCTGTTGCTGGTTGA